A DNA window from Oligoflexus sp. contains the following coding sequences:
- a CDS encoding Cof-type HAD-IIB family hydrolase, with product MLPYKAVFIDLDGTLLNRQAQVSDRNRECLKKLVARGVHVVIATGRPVESIRQLVASVQSPSPVISLSGSMVHKSLYGEPLAAQIIPFETMHSLLEVCRRLEGVKNILLDEAEGFYALQDDPVIDEFIGMYGKKPSMFTYDKVPQGPVLSILVHAREDRRTIYETLQEQFGDLVHFTYFREYPWIELSAFESNKGQAMATVCQHLGISMDEVIAIGDGANDLEMIAAAGLGIAMENGDDEVKAVADRVAPHHNQDGVALILDEIFQL from the coding sequence ATGCTCCCGTATAAGGCCGTGTTTATTGATTTGGATGGAACTCTGCTGAACCGCCAGGCGCAGGTCTCCGATCGCAATCGCGAGTGTTTGAAAAAGTTGGTCGCGCGCGGCGTGCATGTGGTGATCGCCACCGGCCGCCCCGTGGAATCCATTCGTCAGCTCGTGGCCTCGGTTCAGAGTCCATCCCCTGTGATATCGCTGTCGGGCAGCATGGTGCATAAGAGCCTTTATGGTGAGCCGCTGGCCGCGCAGATCATTCCCTTTGAAACCATGCACAGCCTTTTGGAAGTGTGCCGGAGACTCGAAGGCGTGAAGAATATTCTTTTGGATGAAGCCGAAGGATTCTATGCGCTGCAGGATGATCCGGTGATCGATGAGTTCATCGGCATGTATGGGAAGAAGCCCAGCATGTTCACCTATGATAAGGTGCCTCAGGGGCCGGTGCTGTCGATCCTGGTGCATGCGCGCGAAGACCGGCGCACGATCTATGAAACGCTGCAGGAGCAGTTCGGTGACCTTGTGCACTTCACCTATTTCCGCGAGTATCCGTGGATTGAATTGAGCGCCTTTGAATCGAACAAGGGCCAGGCCATGGCCACTGTGTGCCAGCATCTGGGCATCAGCATGGATGAAGTCATCGCGATCGGTGATGGAGCCAATGACCTGGAGATGATTGCAGCCGCAGGACTTGGGATTGCCATGGAGAATGGTGATGATGAAGTGAAGGCGGTGGCGGATCGGGTGGCCCCCCATCACAATCAGGATGGGGTGGCGCTTATTCTGGACGAAATTTTTCAGCTTTGA
- a CDS encoding small ribosomal subunit Rsm22 family protein has product MRQGFLDTDGHLPDYWHDERWLSAYDQTLAQRIRWKWLAVLETLAPRWPRLHGVTSIVDWGCGTGIATRSFLGSVGLPKPKVFLFDRSSGAMRFAAGAIQKECREADVVLLKTMQIPAEPFVLLVSHVLSELDDRSFEELKKLAAAAALVLWVEPGRSLESRRLSRVREALLESHHILGPCRHQKSCGALQPGRENDWCHFFAPVPREVHQSAFWREFSKRMKVDLRSLPVAWLAVVKPQNYTGVEPHQDEALILSRPRVFKGYCRWLGCTSAGLRSGDFQKKHDKTIFEALSEPEFMTALPQNQLIRNDDAPV; this is encoded by the coding sequence ATGCGCCAAGGTTTCTTGGACACCGACGGACATTTGCCGGATTACTGGCACGATGAACGCTGGCTTAGCGCGTACGATCAAACGCTAGCCCAGAGAATTCGCTGGAAATGGCTGGCCGTGCTGGAAACACTTGCGCCGCGCTGGCCCCGGCTGCACGGTGTCACGTCGATAGTGGACTGGGGCTGCGGCACGGGGATCGCGACACGAAGTTTCCTTGGCAGCGTGGGTCTACCGAAGCCCAAGGTTTTCCTTTTTGATCGATCAAGCGGGGCCATGCGTTTTGCGGCCGGTGCGATTCAGAAGGAATGCCGTGAGGCGGACGTCGTGCTCTTGAAGACGATGCAGATTCCTGCCGAACCTTTCGTGCTGCTTGTCAGTCATGTGCTGTCCGAGCTGGATGACAGGAGTTTTGAAGAACTGAAAAAACTCGCGGCAGCTGCGGCCCTCGTGCTTTGGGTGGAGCCTGGACGCAGCCTGGAAAGTCGCCGACTCAGTCGGGTGCGTGAGGCGCTGCTTGAAAGTCACCACATTCTGGGGCCGTGCCGGCATCAGAAAAGTTGCGGCGCCCTTCAGCCCGGACGCGAGAACGATTGGTGCCACTTTTTTGCGCCGGTGCCACGCGAGGTGCATCAGTCTGCGTTCTGGCGCGAATTCAGCAAGCGCATGAAGGTTGACCTTCGCAGTCTGCCCGTCGCATGGCTGGCGGTCGTGAAGCCGCAGAATTATACTGGAGTGGAGCCGCATCAGGACGAGGCTCTGATTTTGAGTCGTCCACGCGTATTCAAAGGTTACTGCCGCTGGCTGGGCTGCACGAGTGCAGGTCTTAGGTCCGGCGATTTTCAAAAGAAACATGATAAGACCATTTTCGAGGCCCTGAGTGAACCTGAATTCATGACAGCACTGCCTCAGAATCAGCTGATAAGGAATGATGATGCTCCCGTATAA